Proteins from a genomic interval of Trichoderma breve strain T069 chromosome 2, whole genome shotgun sequence:
- a CDS encoding sulfatase domain-containing protein translates to MALRLSRSLLASSLLFSAILLADAAPSHPNIVFILTDDQDNHMGSLQHMPSLQKHLVHQGTTFERHYCSTAICCPSRVSLWTGQLAHNTNVTNVNPPWGGYPKFVQNGYNDHHLALWLQQSGYNTYYVGKLFNAHTIYNYDSPHVSGYTQSNFFLDPFTYQYYNVSTTKNGAPPTNPVGKYSTDIVAESANEFLDHALQDDSPFFITLAPIAPHALVGEGSLGGFDPPQVAERHEGLFPEYKIPRTPNFNPDSPSGVSWVSKLPKLNDTVLDYNDEYQRRRLRSLQAVDEIVESVVDRLEQAGVLGDTFIFYTSDNGYHIGQHRLHPGKTCGFETDINVPLVVRGPGVPAQRVTQVPSSHTDLAPTILQIVGIEIGDKKFDGTPIDIHGKDTEPRSEHAAVEFWGFGLAESLFGRENGPPIYLNNTYKGLRIEAESYGFYYSVWCSNEKELYDMKADPGQLHNLLSSKESDIDATITIDGKQWPLEKVADRLDALMMVLKSCKQQSCTHPWKSLHPSGDVRNFHDALSTEYDDFYNEQVKVSFTNCEAGYIIESEGPQGFHTFEVGGGHADGGIYDTSEQQVLINPDWSLWE, encoded by the exons ATGGCTCTTAGGTTGAGCCGTTCGCTCCTTGCATCGTCATTGCTGTTTTCAGCAATTCTTCTAGCAGATGCGGCTCCAAGTCATCCAaacatcgtcttcatcttgacaGACGATCAGGATAACCATATGGGATCCCTGCAACATATGCCGTCACTGCAGAAGCATCTAGTCCACCAGGGCACTACGTTTGAGAGACATTATTGCTCTA CTGCTATATGCTGTCCTTCGCGCGTTAGCCTTTGGACTGGACAACTGGCTCACAATACCAATGTAACAAATGTGAATCCTCCATGGG GAGGATATCCCAAGTTTGTCCAAAATGGCTACAACGACCACCATCTAGCCCTCTGGCTGCAACAATCCGGCTACAACACTTACTACGTGGGGAAACTCTTCAATGCTCATACCATTTACAACTACGACTCCCCTCATGTTAGCGGATATACCCAGTCAAACTTCTTTCTTGACCCCTTCACGTATCAATACTACAATGTCAGCACCACTAAGAACGGGGCACCGCCAACCAACCCTGTCGGCAAGTATTCTACTGATATCGTAGCTGAGAGCGCCAATGAATTCCTCGACCATGCTCTCCAGGACGACTCTCCTTTCTTTATAACTCTCGCGCCAATTGCCCCTCATGCACTCGTGGGTGAAGGTTCTTTGGGGGGATTCGACCCTCCGCAAGTTGCGGAGCGGCACGAAGGCCTCTTTCCTGAGTACAAGATTCCCCGGACGCCAAACTTCAATCCCGATTCTCCAAGTGGTGTTAGCTGGGTATCAAAGCTTCCTAAGTTGAACGATACCGTCCTTGATTATAACGACGAGTATCAAAGGCGGCGTCTCAGGTCCCTTCAGGCCGTAGATGAGATTGTTGAATCCGTTGTCGATCGCCTTGAGCAAGCCGGCGTGTTGGGAGATACCTTCATATTTTACACCTCCGACAATGGCTACCACATTGGCCAACATCGATTACATCCTGGCAAAACATGTGGATTCGAGACCGATATCAATGTCCCTCTAGTCGTCCGTGGTCCTGGAGTCCCCGCTCAGAGAGTCACCCAAGTTCCCTCCTCCCACACAGATCTTGCGCCAACAATATTGCAAATAGTCGGCATCGAAATTGGAGATAAGAAATTTGACGGGACACCCATTGACATTCATGGCAAGGACACCGAACCTCGGTCGGAGCATGCTGCTGTCGAGTTTTGGGGATTTGGACTTGCAGAGAGTCTCTTTGGCAGGGAGAATGGTCCACCCATTTATCTCAACAATACTTACAAGGGGCTTCGCATTGAGGCAGAGAGTTATGGCTTCTATTATTCCGTCTGGTGTAGCAACGAAAAGGAGCTTTATGATATGAAG GCTGACCCAGGTCAACTACACAacctcctctcctccaaagaGAGTGATATTGACGCCACGATTACCATTGATGGTAAACAATGGCCCCTTGAAAAGGTCGCTGACCGACTGGACGCCCTGATGATGGTCCTCAAATCCTGCAAGCAGCAATCTTGCACGCATCCCTGGAAGAGTCTTCATCCATCAGGCGACGTTCGAAACTTTCACGATGCACTCTCCACAGAGTATGATGATTTCTACAATGAGCAAGTGAAAGTGAGCTTCACCAATTGTGAAGCTGGCTACATCATTGAATCGGAAGGGCCCCAAGGCTTCCATACTTTTGAAGTTGGAGGGGGCCACGCTGATGGTGGAATCTATGATACATCGGAGCAACAAGTTTTGATCAATCCTGACTGGAGTCTCTGGGAATAG
- a CDS encoding sec34-like family domain-containing protein, translating to MYEDGWYSFVPELGNGNNGRAETSSGRARGHQRKESLLQQPNEPNNIAETLEDVLEELENTNDPPEPTLSRRAASYSDFYDVVKAELLKDSQRKPRRKIDRKSRNWEALTLFHEGSEASQYPQKETVSSESLDSRLLEESQREYLLYRDQLKMTERHLEGLIDNANDTLKLLTTLSQSFLSVEAQTSTFQAQCEELLAEQRRLEKLADEVGTDLYYYAYLEKATRRLNAPGASQLVEDDDFGEMVENIDSCIKFMTAHENYRERDSYLARYNALLTKALHLLDHGFNSCLDKVSGDIARQIAATKSESARYALAYGRFEEMMAESYSLLPNIRKVVRSAYHAYGQPVEATTTTATYVNAITTIFRTYLTTRDRDMKLMTQHDMDEYQKEVKSLSIETASRNFIKQLFERMYSEDGLFTKIFNIELVWSPSPESAFQAVKLVNTSMVHPGNIVPLATNLQTVLQTAQLQETCNVVGWLANEYGVVEVDEEESPSFRKYREYAARLLADHLWPFTDNLFEAEITKSLTKAPAQDSHLKISPVVGGVASSNAYPLVKRAIELLAMFDQAMPKERSAKNSPVVFKIVRETIQILQRAEARIKSLKTDTDPDLFMVKNLLIIKNELVSLEIGDIRSQPAMQHFGQIWDTLSPQNWVGFFGSIISGNLWSRGAPSVTAKTLTVEDMSEQLDELLRQSIYAFTKRWGSLFNDSQSRKAGVKPIAKVEAELETILDTAFSNQPEVIAKLKEAIQLNAQAQNEAKTPDNGTRRY from the exons ATGTACGAGGACGGCTGGTACAGTTTCGTGCCAGAGCTTGGAAACGGTAACAATGGCAGAGCCGAGACGTCTAGTGGCAGGGCCCGTGGGCACCAGCGCAAGGAATCGCTCCTACAGCAGCCAAAT GAGCCGAACAATATCGCCGAGACACTCGAGGATGTTCTAGAAGAATTAGAGAATACAAACGACCCTCCCGAACCCACATTATCTCGCCGAGCCGCTTCATACTCCGACTTTTACGATGTTGTCAAGGCGGAGCTTCTCAAAGACTCTCAGCGCAAGCCGCGGCGGAAGATTGACAGGAAGAGCAGAAATTGGGAGGCCTTGACGCTCTTCCATGAGGGCTCTGAAGCTTCTCAGTATCCCCAGAAGGAAACCGTGTCTTCAGAATCGCTAGATAGCCGGCTCCTGGAGGAGAGTCAGCGCGAGTATCT ACTTTACCGCGATCAATTGAAAATGACCGAGCGCCACCTGGAAGGCTTGATCGACAATGCCAACGATACACTGAAGCTGCTGACAACGTTATCACAATCTTTCCTCTCTGTTGAGGCTCAGACTTCGACTTTCCAAGCTCAATGCGAAGAGCTCTTGGCGGAGCAGCGACGATTGGAAAAGCTTGCGGATGAGGTTGGCACAGACCTTTACTACTACGCATACCTGGAGAAGGCTACAAGACGGCTGAACGCCCCCGGCGCCAGTCAATTGGTAGAAGACGATGACTTTGGCGAAATGGTGGAAAACATTGATTCTTGCATCAAATTCATGACCGCTCAT GAAAATTACCGCGAACGCGACTCGTATTTAGCACGATACAACGCCCTACTTACCAAGGCattgcatcttcttgatcatGGCTTCAATAGCTGCTTGGATAAAGTATCCGGCGATATTGCGCGCCAGATTGCCGCCACGAAATCAGAGTCCGCTCGCTATGCTCTCGCTTATGGCAGATttgaggagatgatggcagaaTCTTACTCTCTCCTACCAAACATTCGAAAAGTAGTCCGATCGGCTTACCATGCATATGGCCAGCCAGTGGAAGCCACAACTACAACTGCAACATATGTCAATGCCATTACTACCATCTTCCGAACATATCTCACTACCCGTGACAGGGACATGAAGTTGATGACGCAACATGATATGGACGAATACCAGAAAGAAGTTAAGAGCCTTTCAATAGAGACAGCTTCCAGAAACTTCATTAAGCAGCTTTTCGAACGCATGTATAGCGAGGATGGACTTTTTACCAAAATCTTCAACATAGAACTCGTTTGGAGCCCCTCTCCAGAGTCAGCTTTTCAGGCTGTTAAGCTAGTGAACACCTCGATGGTTCACCCAGGCAATATTGTGCCGTTAGCTACCAACTTGCAAACTGTACTCCAAACCGCTCAACTTCAAGAAACGTGTAATGTGGTAGGCTGGCTGGCCAATGAGTATGGTGTGGtggaagttgatgaggaagagtCCCCGTCTTTCAGGAAGTACAGGGAATATGCCGCTCGGCTGCTTGCGGACCACTTGTGGCCATTCACAGACAATTTATTTGAAGCAGAGATTACCAAGTCCCTCACCAAAGCCCCGGCTCAAGACAGTCACTTAAAGATCAGTCCTGTTGTAGGCGGAGTGGCATCTTCAAACGCATATCCCCTAGTCAAGCGAGCGATTGAGCTTCTAGCCATGTTTGACCAAGCAATGCCCAAAGAGCGATCT GCGAAGAACAGTCCGGTAGTGTTTAAGATTGTGCGGGAGACAATTCAGATACTTCAGCGAGCTGAAGCAAGAATCAAGTCGCTTAAAACGGACACTGACCCGGATCTCTTCATGGTTAAGAACTTGCTCATCATTAAGAATGAGTTGGTATCACTCGAGATTGGGGATATACGGAGCCAGCCCGCAATGCAGCATTTTGGCCAGATTTGGGACACACTGAGCCCCCAAAACTGGGTGGGATTTTTCGGGAGCATCATCAGCGGCAATCTTTGGTCTCGAGGGGCGCCATCAGTCACCGCAAAGACGCTCACGGTTGAGGATATGAGCGAGCAATTGGATGAGCTTCTGCGCCAGTCCATTTACGCCTTTACGAAGCGCTGGGGGTCCCTTTTCAATGACTCTCAAAGCAGAAAAGCCGGAGTGAAACCCATCGCAAAGGTAGAGGCCGAGCTCGAAACCATACTTGACACAGCTTTCAGCAACCAACCTGAAGTGATTGCGAAGCTGAAAGAGGCCATACAGCTCAACGCGCAGGCACAAAACGAGGCGAAGACCCCAGACAACGGAACTCGGAGATATTAG
- a CDS encoding regulator of chromosome condensation (RCC1) repeat domain-containing protein yields the protein MNASQSALRRASRLRLSARPHLATNQRQWVRYASDSAEGRPKRRGGKAVGFAAVFAVAAVGAYYYPKLQARLSSAPEAAQPGYQKADLEFEKTRKHAASKEENRELISSQHMQVKKSWEHPGVYAWGSNTGKVIDPTSNEKNIKLPRRISHFDNQLLRDLKLTQDFGAAITEKGDLVQWGLGFSKVDPTPVTTLKGKDLAKIEVSEDRIIALSRGGSVYAIPASRDDQEGGKKLEQEKSSWSLWSSSGSEAISFQSLTPTGLGWGERVVDISSGQEHCLLRTSNGRVFSCASSASSFPTKGQMGIPGLTWETRPKGRYDQPHEVTSLKGFDIKQIATGDYHSVVLDKLGRIFTFGDNTFGQLGFEAQLGSPFVSTPTILQTHKLYGSSGLVSKVSSIAAGGLNTFFACEADVPDVSNNAAGVTAPSRRLPHSTFDIWAAGQGTTGSLGTGKWTHVSLGPTKMKGLSGLSEFDERSNQLVPIKIKTLSIGATHGAAIMDNVTQTSVSSRSSENETYWGSDVVFWGGNEHYQLGTGKRNNLNTPTYISPLDGDAGRHRLCLTPRQTARLGEGGKGRKVTLEQKVECGRFVTGVYSAV from the coding sequence ATGAATGCCTCTCAGTCCGCCCTTCGGCGAGCGTcccgtcttcgtctctcAGCTCGACCACATCTCGCCACGAATCAGCGCCAATGGGTTCGATACGCCAGTGACTCAGCCGAGGGGAGGCCCAAGCGGCGAGGAGGGAAAGCCGTGGGATTTGCGGCTGTTTTCGCCGTGGCGGCAGTAGGAGCGTACTACTATCCTAAGCTCCAAGCTCGACTGAGCTCGGCTCCTGAAGCAGCCCAGCCAGGGTATCAGAAAGCTGACTTGGAATTCGAAAAGACTCGCAAGCACGCTGCCTCAAAGGAAGAGAACCGCGAGCTGATTAGCTCCCAGCACATGCAGGTGAAGAAAAGCTGGGAGCATCCCGGAGTCTATGCTTGGGGCTCGAATACGGGAAAAGTCATTGACCCTACTTCGAAtgagaagaacatcaagcTTCCCCGTAGAATATCACATTTCGACAACCAGCTTCTCCGTGACTTGAAGCTCACTCAGGATTTTGGCGCAGCCATCACGGAGAAGGGCGACCTTGTGCAATGGGGCTTGGGATTTTCCAAGGTAGATCCAACGCCGGTGACGACTCTGAAGGGCAAGGATCTTGCCAAAATTGAAGTATCAGAGGACCGGATTATTGCTTTATCTCGCGGCGGCTCAGTATATGCCATACCGGCCTCCCGTGATGATCAAGAgggcggcaagaagctggagcaggagaagagCTCTTGGTCCCTCTGGTCTTCGTCTGGCAGCGAGGCTATCAGCTTCCAAAGCTTGACCCCGACAGGGCTCGGATGGGGTGAGCGCGTTGTCGATATCAGCAGCGGACAAGAGCATTGCTTGCTGCGAACTTCAAACGGACGAGTTTTCTCCTGTGCCTCGAGCGCTTCATCCTTTCCAACAAAGGGACAAATGGGCATTCCGGGCCTCACCTGGGAGACACGCCCCAAGGGGCGTTATGATCAACCACATGAAGTCACTTCGCTCAAGGGGTTTGATATCAAGCAAATCGCAACGGGAGACTACCACTCGGTTGTTCTAGATAAACTCGGACGCATCTTTACGTTTGGTGATAACACTTTTGGTCAACTTGGCTTTGAGGCCCAACTGGGAAGTCCTTTTGTCTCTACGCCTACCATCTTACAAACTCACAAGCTGTACGGAAGTAGTGGGCTGGTATCCAAAGTTTCGTCAATCGCTGCCGGTGGTTTGAATACCTTCTTCGCCTGTGAAGCTGATGTGCCTGACGTCAGCAACAATGCGGCCGGTGTCACAGCACCTTCGAGGAGATTGCCCCATAGCACGTTTGACATTTGGGCTGCAGGGCAAGGCACCACTGGCTCGCTTGGCACTGGCAAATGGACTCATGTTTCTCTCGGGCCTACCAAAATGAAGGGGCTTTCAGGACTCTCTGAGTTTGATGAGAGAAGCAATCAGCTAGTGCctatcaagatcaagactCTGAGCATTGGCGCGACTCACGGCGCCGCAATCATGGACAATGTGACACAAACTTCTGTGTCGAGCCGGTCCTCTGAGAATGAGACGTACTGGGGATCTGACGTGGTTTTCTGGGGAGGCAACGAACACTACCAGCTAGGAACAGGCAAGCGGAATAACTTGAACACACCTACGTACATTTCACCACTGGATGGAGACGCGGGACGGCACAGATTATGTCTGACACCTCGACAAACTGCCCGGCTAGGAGAAGGCGGCAAGGGCCGCAAAGTGACTCTAGAACAAAAAGTTGAATGCGGAAGATTTGTCACAGGGGTTTACTCTGCCGTTTGA
- a CDS encoding protein-tyrosine phosphatase domain-containing protein, which produces MDKIPKFRRKPKPPVIETALDRNAAVASENMSVNDSVQRTHHKMSPFKSLRLRGPSKRARDSPPSDLTPTTPSAVVVAQDGIQSPPRPTRPASQPAQHKSPPVQDRRRSVNQPPPVLPAFLTLSQQDIDVKYQELTWAERVRVAQGMRDDNMGDARWIIYKHADTYEKMDRYINIKPWAYNRVKLRVPETEFDYVNASAITLTSPTDPNKPPLRYLAMQGPTVSSFDHVWRMIAEQCPSPAVIVQLTNMIELDVIKCDQYFPMGDELPTGGQDTVWGVNDYNLWNDNWRADLTFVSVEELAGGAIEKRKLLLHVQGEKEPRVVWHFLYRRWPDFGVPTSDDLDSFLELMKLSRSYCAPSTPRIIHCSAGVGRTGTFICLEHLIRELNAGYLARYDLPMERADLVFQAVDSLRQQRRGMVQGEIQYRFIYQVMRKLWQDKYGTVDEEASSREPAAKRLEVASPFAGNFRPATN; this is translated from the exons ATGGATAAGATCCCCAAGTTTCGCCGGAAACCCAAACCTCCAGTCATCGAGACGGCCCTCGATCGCAATGCCGCCGTCGCATCGGAAAACATGAGCGTCAACGATTCGGTGCAGCGAACGCACCACAAAATGTCACCATTCAAGAGCTTGCGACTGCGAGGCCCGTCGAAGCGCGCTAGAGACAGTCCTCCTTCAGACCTCACTCCAACCACACCGTCAGCCGTCGTGGTGGCCCAGGATGGCATCCAGTCGCCGCCGAGGCCTACACGACCAGCGTCTCAGCCAGCGCAACACAAATCGCCGCCTGTGCAAGATCGCCGTAGGAGCGTCAACCAGCCGCCACCAGTTTTGCCAGCCTTCTTGACGCTGTCGCAGCAAG ACATCGACGTCAAATATCAGGAACTCACCTGGGCTGAGCGAGTCAGAGTTGCGCAGGGCATGCGAGACGACAACATGGGGGATGCACGATGGATCATCTACAAGCACGCCGATACGTACGAGAAGATGGATCGCTACATTAACATCAAACCCTGGGCTTATAACCGGGTCAAGCTTCGGGTCCCAGAAACCGAATTCGACTATGTCAACGCCTCTGCCATTACTCTTACGTCCCCGACTGACCCGAACAAGCCGCCGTTGCGTTACCTTGCCATGCAAGGCCCTACGGTATCCTCATTCGACCATGTCTGGCGCATGATTGCTGAACAGTGTCCCTCCCCCGCTGTCATTGTGCAGCTCACAAACATGATTGAGCTTGATGTGATCAAGTGTGATCAGTATTTCCCCATGGGCGATGAACTTCCCACAGGCGGACAGGATACCGTCTGGGGTGTCAACGACTACAATCTGTGGAACGACAACTGGAGGGCAGACCTCACCTTTGTTTCGGTGGAGGAGCTTGCAGGTGGCGCAATTGAGAAGCGCAAACTTCTCCTTCATGTCCAAGGGGAGAAAGAACCCCGCGTTGTCTGGCATTTCCTCTACAGACGCTGGCCCGATTTTGGTGTACCAACTTCAGATGACTTGGACAGCTTTCTAGAGCTAATGAAGCTATCGCGATCGTATTGCGCACCATCAACCCCACGCATTATTCATTGCAGCGCGGGTGTAGGTCGTACGGGTACATTTATCTGTCTTGAACATTTGATTAGGGAACTAAACGCAGGGTACCTGGCAAGATACGATTTGCCTATGGAGCGTGCCGATCTTGTCTTTCAAGCGGTTGATAGCCTCCGCCAGCAACGCCGCGGCATGGTCCAAGGCGAAATCCAATACCGGTTCATCTACCAAGTCATGCGAAAGCTCTGGCAGGACAAGTACGGCACTGTGGACGAGGAAGCCAGCAGCCGTGAACCAGCAGCTAAGAGACTCGAGGTTGCGAGTCCCTTTGCTGGCAACTTTCGGCCGGCAACAAATTAG